From the Megalops cyprinoides isolate fMegCyp1 chromosome 21, fMegCyp1.pri, whole genome shotgun sequence genome, one window contains:
- the syt11a gene encoding synaptotagmin-11a: MAEITNLKPTYDVSPVLAGFLGAGVLVVSVTVAVFLWTCCQRRYRQLTGSYKLHGSPSGHCDAATDPPYKFIHMLKGISIYPETLSNSKKIVRVARRPGGRGERSREWGRAGGGRGGGGVLLVDAAENGLLNAPHLQMNHLVPSGQPKLERELPIRADYCCLESSSASSSETNSTVPSKMASPFTPAEEPSLGTLTLAVDYNFPKKALVVTIQEARGLPAVDEQSGSSDPYVKMTILPEKKHRVKTRVMRKTLEPVFDETFTFYGVPYSSLPDLVLHFLVLSFDRFSRDDVIGEAMVPLAGVDPSTGRVQLTQQICKRNLQCVSRGELLVSLSYQPVTHRLSVVVLKAKHLPKMDITGLSGNPYVKVNVFYGRKRIAKKKTHVKKCTLNPVFNESFIYDVPAELLPDISVEFLVIDFDRTTKNEVVGRLVLGAHSPCASGATHWREVCENPRRQIAKWHNLSEY; this comes from the exons ACGTGTCCCCGGTGCTGGCGGGGTTCCTGGGCGCGGGGGTCCTGGTGGTGTCGGTGACGGTGGCTGTCTTCCTGTGGACCTGCTGCCAGCGGCGGTACCGCCAGCTGACAGGCAGCTACAAGCTCCACGGCAGCCCGTCAGGCCACTGCGACGCGGCCACCGACCCGCCCTACAAGTTCATTCACATGCTGAAGGGCATCAGCATCTACCCGGAGACGCTCAGCAACAGCAAGAAGATCGTGCGCGTGGCGCGGCGCCCGGGCGGGCGGGGGGAGCGCAGCCGAGAGTGGGGGCGGGCcggcgggggcaggggcggcGGAGGGGTGCTCCTGGTGGATGCGGCGGAGAACGGCCTTCTCAACGCCCCGCACCTGCAGATGAACCACCTGGTACCCAGCGGGCAGCCCAAGCTGGAGCGTGAGCTGCCCATCCGGGCCGACTACTGCTGCCTGGAGAGCAGCTCGGCCAGCAGCAGTGAGACCAACAGCACCGTCCCCAGCAAGATGGCCTCCCCCTTCACCCCGGCCGAGGAGCCAAGCCTCGGCACGCTCACCCTGGCCGTGGACTACAACTTCCCCAAGAAGGCGCTGGTGGTGACCATCCAGGAGGCCCGGGGCCTGCCTGCGGTGGACGAGCAGTCGGGAAGCTCCGACCCCTACGTGAAGATGACCATCCTGCCGGAGAAGAAGCACCGCGTCAAGACCCGGGTCATGCGCAAGACCCTGGAGCCCGTCTTCGACGAGACCTTCACCTTCTACGGCGTGCCCTACAGCTCCCTGCCCGACCTCGTGCTGCACTTCCTGGTCCTCAGCTTCGACCGCTTCTCCCGCGATGATGTCATCGGTGAGGCCATGGTGCCACTGGCCGGGGTGGACCCCAGCACCGGCCGGGTTCAGCTCACACAGCAGATCTGCAAGAGGAATTTACAG tgtgtgagtcGTGGGGAGCTGCTGGTGTCTCTGTCCTACCAGCCTGTCACCCACAGGCTGAGTGTGGTGGTACTGAAGGCCAAACACCTGCCCAAGATGGACATCACAGGCCTGTCAGGCA ACCCATATGTGAAGGTCAACGTGTTCTATGGCCGCAAGCGCATCGCCAAGAAGAAGACACACGTGAAAAAGTGCACACTCAACCCCGTGTTCAACGAGTCCTTCATCTACGACGTGCCAGCCGAGCTGCTGCCCGACATTTCCGTGGAGTTCCTGGTCATCGACTTCGACCGCACGACCAAGAACGAGGTGGTGGGCCGTCTGGTGCTGGGCGCGCACAGCCCCTGCGCCTCTGGCGCCACCCACTGGCGGGAGGTCTGCGAGAACCCCCGCAGGCAGATCGCCAAGTGGCACAATCTCAGCGAGTACTAG